Proteins found in one Serratia plymuthica genomic segment:
- the mnmH gene encoding tRNA 2-selenouridine(34) synthase MnmH, with protein sequence MSSMPPRADTHDYRRIFLQDIPLIDVRAPVEFQQGAFANALNLPLMNDSERQAVGTCYKQQGQHAALALGHSLVNGRLREQRTAAWLAQCAQWPEGYIYCFRGGLRSQLVQQWLREAGVAYPRISGGYKALRHFLIGTLEQSAKLPMVLVGGNTGSGKTLLVNELAEGIDLEGAARHRGSSFGRTLVPQSSQIDFENRLAVLLLKKQHGGCRRWILEDEGRIIGSNNLPLPIFNRMQQASVAVIDDPFEVRLARLQDEYIVRMRMGFEQTYGAELGWQKYAEYLHHGLFAIRRRLGMERFQLLTQRLEWALQFQHASGNSDAHQEWLVPLLKHYYDPMYHYQLEKKSRRIVFRGNYAEVREFLMTYSQNNGE encoded by the coding sequence GTGTCGTCTATGCCGCCACGGGCCGACACCCACGACTATCGTCGTATTTTTTTGCAGGATATTCCGCTGATTGATGTGCGAGCGCCGGTTGAGTTCCAACAGGGCGCCTTCGCCAATGCGTTGAATCTGCCGCTGATGAATGACAGCGAGCGGCAGGCGGTAGGCACCTGCTACAAACAGCAGGGGCAGCATGCGGCGTTAGCGCTCGGCCACAGTTTGGTAAACGGCAGGTTGCGTGAGCAGCGCACGGCGGCCTGGCTGGCACAGTGCGCCCAATGGCCGGAAGGGTATATCTACTGTTTCCGTGGTGGGTTGCGTTCGCAACTGGTACAGCAGTGGCTGCGTGAGGCTGGGGTGGCATACCCGCGCATCAGCGGCGGCTACAAGGCGCTGCGTCATTTCCTGATCGGCACGCTGGAACAGAGCGCCAAATTGCCCATGGTGCTGGTCGGCGGCAACACCGGCAGCGGTAAAACCCTGTTGGTCAACGAGTTGGCGGAGGGCATCGATCTGGAAGGTGCTGCGCGCCATCGAGGTTCATCTTTTGGCCGAACGCTGGTGCCGCAGAGCTCGCAGATTGATTTTGAGAATCGTCTGGCTGTGTTATTGCTGAAAAAACAGCATGGTGGCTGCCGCCGTTGGATACTGGAGGATGAAGGGCGCATTATCGGCAGCAATAATCTGCCGCTACCGATCTTCAACCGCATGCAGCAAGCGTCGGTGGCCGTTATTGACGATCCCTTTGAGGTACGTCTGGCGCGGTTGCAGGATGAATATATCGTTCGCATGCGCATGGGGTTTGAACAGACCTACGGCGCGGAGCTGGGCTGGCAGAAATACGCTGAGTATCTGCATCACGGCCTGTTCGCCATTCGCCGTCGCCTGGGAATGGAACGCTTCCAACTGCTGACGCAGCGGCTGGAATGGGCGTTACAATTCCAGCATGCCAGCGGTAATAGTGACGCGCATCAGGAGTGGCTGGTGCCGTTGTTGAAGCATTACTATGATCCGATGTATCACTATCAATTGGAAAAGAAATCCCGGCGGATTGTCTTCCGCGGGAATTATGCTGAAGTAAGAGAATTCCTGATGACGTACAGCCAGAATAACGGTGAATAA
- the xthA gene encoding exodeoxyribonuclease III, with protein sequence MKFVSFNINGLRARPHQLSAIIEQHQPDVIGLQETKVHDDMFPLEEVSQHGYHVFYHGQKGHYGVALLTKDEPIAVRRGFPTDDDDAQRRIIMADLATPQGTLTVINGYFPQGESRDHPIKFPAKSRFYQDLQNYLEQQLSVESPVLVMGDVNISPSDYDIGIGEESRKRWLRTGKCSFLPEEREWMDRLLNWGLVDTYRHANPGRNDEFSWFDYRSRGFDENRGLRIDLLLASTPLAARCTATGIDYQIRGMEKPSDHAPVWAEFSL encoded by the coding sequence ATGAAGTTTGTCTCTTTCAATATCAATGGACTGCGCGCGCGTCCGCATCAACTGTCCGCCATTATCGAACAGCACCAACCCGACGTGATTGGCCTGCAGGAAACCAAAGTTCACGATGACATGTTCCCACTGGAAGAAGTCAGCCAGCATGGCTATCACGTGTTCTATCACGGGCAAAAAGGCCACTACGGCGTCGCACTGCTGACTAAAGATGAGCCGATTGCCGTACGCCGCGGGTTCCCTACCGACGATGACGACGCACAGCGTCGCATCATCATGGCGGATCTGGCCACACCTCAAGGCACATTGACCGTAATTAATGGCTATTTTCCGCAGGGAGAAAGCCGCGACCATCCGATCAAGTTCCCGGCCAAGTCGCGCTTCTATCAGGATCTGCAAAACTACCTGGAGCAGCAACTGTCTGTGGAGTCGCCGGTGCTGGTGATGGGTGACGTCAATATCAGCCCAAGCGATTACGATATCGGTATCGGTGAAGAAAGCCGTAAACGTTGGTTGCGTACCGGCAAATGCTCCTTCCTGCCGGAAGAGCGTGAATGGATGGACCGCTTGCTGAACTGGGGTCTGGTGGATACCTACCGCCATGCCAACCCTGGGCGCAACGATGAATTCTCGTGGTTCGATTACCGCTCACGCGGCTTCGACGAGAACCGGGGCCTACGCATCGACCTGCTGCTGGCCAGTACGCCACTGGCAGCGCGCTGCACCGCAACCGGCATCGATTATCAGATCCGCGGAATGGAAAAACCTTCGGACCACGCCCCGGTCTGGGCTGAATTCTCGCTGTAA
- a CDS encoding TIGR00730 family Rossman fold protein, with product MRNNICVFCGASEGVNPAYADNARQLGRALATQGRRLIYGGGKKGLMGIVADAVLEAGGEAVGIIPERLVEAETAHRGLTELEVVPDMHTRKARMAALADGFIALPGGIGTLEELFEIWTWGQIGYHNKPVGLLDVNGFYRPLNNFLQHVADQGFMRHDYLGTLHLSESPHTLLQQFDDYQPKNYDRWAK from the coding sequence GTGGTGCCAGCGAAGGCGTTAACCCTGCTTATGCCGATAATGCTCGGCAATTGGGCCGAGCACTTGCTACCCAGGGCAGACGCCTGATTTATGGTGGCGGCAAAAAAGGGTTAATGGGCATTGTGGCGGACGCAGTGCTTGAAGCCGGTGGTGAAGCCGTGGGTATCATCCCTGAACGGCTGGTAGAAGCCGAAACCGCGCATCGTGGTCTGACCGAGCTGGAGGTCGTGCCGGACATGCATACCCGCAAAGCACGCATGGCGGCCCTGGCGGACGGTTTTATCGCCCTTCCCGGCGGTATCGGTACCCTGGAAGAACTGTTCGAGATCTGGACCTGGGGCCAAATCGGTTATCACAATAAGCCGGTTGGCCTGCTGGATGTGAATGGATTCTATCGTCCGTTAAACAATTTCCTGCAGCACGTTGCCGATCAGGGCTTTATGCGCCATGACTATCTCGGTACCCTGCACCTCAGCGAATCACCGCATACCCTGCTGCAACAATTCGACGATTATCAACCGAAAAATTACGATCGCTGGGCAAAATAA
- the selD gene encoding selenide, water dikinase SelD: MTSPTIRLTQYSHGAGCGCKISPKVLETILHSEREKFVDPRLLVGNETRDDAAVYDIGNGVGIISTTDFFMPIVDNPFDFGRIAATNAISDVYAMGGKPIMAIAILGWPIATLSPEVAQQVIDGGRYACQQAGIALAGGHSIDAPEPIFGLAVTGIVNTDRVKKNSAAQAGTQLFLTKPLGIGVLTTAEKKSKLRPEHAGLATEVMCQLNKPGADFAEVAGVTAMTDVTGFGLLGHLSEVCQGSGLQATLWFDRVPKLPDVERYIAEGCVPGGTGRNFDSYGHLIGEMTDLQRQLLCDPQTSGGLLLAVLPEAEQQVLAIAERHGIQLTAIGELHTATPGKPLIEVK; the protein is encoded by the coding sequence ATGACATCGCCAACGATCCGTTTGACCCAGTACAGCCATGGTGCTGGCTGTGGTTGCAAAATCTCGCCGAAAGTTCTCGAAACCATTCTGCACAGCGAACGTGAAAAGTTTGTCGATCCGCGCTTGCTGGTGGGCAATGAAACCCGCGACGATGCGGCGGTGTATGACATCGGCAATGGCGTTGGTATCATCAGTACCACCGACTTTTTTATGCCGATCGTCGACAACCCGTTCGATTTCGGCCGTATCGCCGCCACCAACGCCATCAGCGACGTCTACGCCATGGGCGGCAAACCGATCATGGCGATAGCCATTCTCGGCTGGCCAATCGCCACGCTGTCGCCGGAAGTGGCGCAGCAGGTCATAGACGGCGGGCGTTACGCCTGCCAGCAGGCGGGTATCGCGCTGGCCGGCGGTCACTCGATCGATGCGCCTGAACCTATTTTTGGTCTGGCGGTAACCGGCATAGTCAATACCGACCGGGTCAAGAAAAACAGCGCCGCGCAAGCCGGCACCCAATTATTCCTCACCAAGCCGCTGGGTATTGGCGTACTGACCACTGCCGAGAAGAAAAGCAAACTGCGCCCTGAACATGCAGGCCTGGCGACTGAGGTGATGTGCCAGTTGAACAAACCGGGGGCGGACTTTGCCGAGGTCGCCGGTGTGACGGCGATGACCGACGTTACCGGTTTCGGGCTGCTGGGCCACCTGAGCGAGGTTTGTCAGGGTTCCGGTCTGCAGGCGACGCTGTGGTTTGATCGGGTACCGAAACTGCCGGATGTCGAACGTTATATCGCCGAAGGCTGCGTGCCGGGCGGCACCGGGCGCAATTTTGACAGCTACGGCCACCTGATTGGAGAAATGACCGATCTGCAGCGCCAATTGTTGTGCGATCCGCAAACTTCCGGTGGCCTGCTGTTGGCGGTACTTCCTGAAGCGGAACAGCAGGTGCTGGCGATTGCCGAACGCCACGGTATTCAGCTCACCGCCATCGGTGAACTGCATACGGCAACGCCGGGCAAGCCACTGATTGAGGTTAAGTAG
- a CDS encoding pyrimidine (deoxy)nucleoside triphosphate diphosphatase, giving the protein MKIIDVVAAIIEKNGKILLAQRDANSDQAGLWEFPGGKVEEGESQPQALARELDEELGIMASVGNYVASNQWQHNERIIRLHAWRIEAFSGELQNRCHSDFAWLTPEQACDYSLAPADVPLLAAYIASLPPKN; this is encoded by the coding sequence ATGAAAATCATCGACGTCGTCGCCGCCATCATTGAAAAGAATGGCAAAATTTTACTGGCCCAACGTGATGCAAACAGTGATCAGGCCGGTTTGTGGGAATTTCCCGGCGGCAAGGTTGAAGAAGGCGAAAGCCAGCCGCAGGCGTTGGCGCGTGAACTGGATGAAGAGTTGGGGATTATGGCGAGCGTAGGGAATTACGTCGCCAGCAACCAGTGGCAACACAACGAACGCATTATCCGGTTGCATGCCTGGCGTATTGAGGCATTCAGCGGTGAATTACAGAATCGCTGCCATTCTGATTTTGCCTGGCTAACGCCGGAACAGGCATGCGACTATTCACTGGCCCCGGCAGATGTGCCGTTGTTAGCCGCTTATATTGCCTCTTTACCACCTAAAAACTGA
- a CDS encoding DNA topoisomerase III, giving the protein MRLFIAEKPSLARAIADVLPKPHRRGDGFIACGNNDVVTWCVGHLLEQAQPDAYDSRYARWSLADLPIIPEKWQLQPRPSVSKQLNAIKKLLHEADEVVHAGDPDREGQLLVDEVLDYLALTPEKRHSVRRCLINDLNPQAVERAIERLRDNRDFIPLCVSALARSRADWLYGINMTRAYTILGRNAGYDGVLSVGRVQTPVLGLVVRRDEEIENFVPKDFFEVKAHIVTPKEERFVALWQPSDSCEPYQDEEGRLLHRPLAEHVLKRIEGQPALVTSYNDKRESDTAPLPFSLSTLQIEASKRFNLSAQQVLDVCQRLYETHKLITYPRSDCRYLPEEHFAGRHAVLNAIGVHQPDLYPQPVIDSDRRNRCWDDKKVDAHHAIIPTARASKVSLSQDELNVYGLVARQYLMQFCPDAMFRKCVIELDIAGGKFVAKARFLAEAGWRTLLGSKERDEENEGSPLPVVAKDDELLCERGEVVERQTQPPRPFTDASLLSAMTGIARFVQDKALKKILRATDGLGTEATRAGIIELLFKRAFLYKKGRYIHSSETGRALIHSLPDIAARPDMTANWEATLTQISEKSCRYQDFMQPLVGTLQELIYQAKQSRASMAFRGLPPSPSSGAKKRKKSAGKAREKSE; this is encoded by the coding sequence ATGCGACTGTTTATTGCCGAGAAACCGAGTTTGGCGCGCGCCATTGCCGACGTTCTTCCCAAACCGCATCGTCGCGGTGACGGGTTTATCGCCTGCGGCAACAACGATGTGGTCACCTGGTGTGTGGGCCATTTATTAGAGCAGGCGCAGCCGGATGCCTATGACAGCCGCTATGCGCGCTGGTCGTTGGCGGATCTGCCCATTATTCCCGAAAAGTGGCAACTGCAGCCGCGTCCTTCGGTCAGTAAACAGCTTAACGCCATCAAAAAGCTGCTGCATGAGGCCGACGAGGTGGTACATGCCGGTGACCCGGATCGCGAAGGACAATTGCTGGTGGACGAGGTGCTGGACTATCTGGCGTTGACGCCGGAAAAACGTCACAGCGTGCGCCGTTGCCTGATTAACGATCTCAACCCGCAGGCGGTGGAGCGCGCCATCGAGCGCTTACGTGACAACCGCGATTTTATCCCGCTGTGCGTCTCGGCGCTGGCGCGTTCCCGCGCTGACTGGCTGTATGGCATCAATATGACCCGCGCCTATACCATTTTAGGGCGAAATGCCGGCTACGACGGCGTGTTGTCCGTTGGGCGGGTGCAAACGCCGGTATTGGGATTAGTGGTGCGGCGTGATGAAGAGATTGAAAACTTTGTGCCGAAAGACTTCTTTGAGGTCAAGGCGCACATCGTGACGCCAAAGGAAGAGCGCTTTGTCGCGCTTTGGCAGCCGAGTGATTCCTGTGAACCTTATCAGGACGAAGAAGGGCGCTTGTTGCACCGGCCGTTGGCGGAGCACGTGCTTAAACGCATCGAGGGCCAGCCGGCGCTGGTCACATCCTATAATGATAAACGGGAATCCGATACCGCGCCGCTGCCGTTTTCACTGTCGACGCTGCAGATTGAGGCTTCCAAACGTTTCAACCTGAGTGCACAGCAGGTATTGGATGTCTGCCAGCGGTTGTACGAAACCCATAAGCTGATCACCTATCCGCGTTCTGACTGCCGTTACCTGCCGGAAGAACATTTTGCCGGGCGTCATGCGGTGCTTAACGCGATCGGCGTTCATCAGCCGGATCTTTACCCGCAACCGGTGATCGACAGCGATCGCCGCAACCGTTGTTGGGACGACAAAAAAGTCGATGCCCACCACGCCATTATTCCCACCGCCCGTGCCAGCAAAGTGAGTCTCAGCCAAGACGAACTGAATGTTTACGGGCTGGTGGCACGCCAGTATCTGATGCAGTTTTGTCCGGATGCCATGTTCCGCAAATGCGTGATTGAGCTGGATATCGCCGGCGGTAAATTCGTTGCCAAGGCGCGTTTTCTGGCCGAGGCGGGTTGGCGAACGCTGCTGGGCAGCAAAGAGCGTGACGAAGAAAACGAAGGCTCCCCGCTACCTGTGGTGGCGAAAGATGATGAACTGCTGTGCGAACGTGGCGAGGTGGTGGAACGTCAGACGCAGCCTCCGCGGCCCTTTACCGATGCCAGTCTGCTTTCTGCCATGACCGGCATAGCGCGTTTCGTACAAGATAAAGCGCTAAAGAAAATCCTGCGAGCGACCGATGGTTTAGGTACTGAGGCGACGCGTGCGGGCATCATTGAGTTACTGTTCAAGCGGGCGTTTCTGTATAAGAAGGGGCGCTATATTCATTCCAGCGAAACCGGCCGGGCGTTGATCCATTCGCTGCCGGATATTGCGGCTCGTCCTGACATGACGGCCAATTGGGAAGCTACGCTGACGCAAATCAGTGAGAAATCCTGCCGTTATCAGGACTTTATGCAGCCCTTGGTAGGTACTTTGCAGGAGCTGATTTATCAGGCCAAGCAAAGCCGGGCGAGTATGGCGTTTCGCGGGCTGCCGCCGTCACCTTCCTCCGGGGCGAAAAAACGCAAGAAAAGCGCCGGCAAGGCGCGGGAGAAAAGCGAATGA
- a CDS encoding DUF1496 domain-containing protein, whose product MNHRLLMLAAGGVLFSTTVAANRGDVDVVLPVAPEIWGAAKNAAAQPAAQPCSRCCIYQDQNYSEGAVLKIEGEALQCTRDPNVVGTNPLVWVRLKK is encoded by the coding sequence ATGAATCACAGGTTACTGATGCTGGCCGCAGGCGGAGTGTTGTTTTCCACAACGGTGGCGGCCAATCGTGGCGATGTGGATGTGGTGTTACCGGTGGCGCCGGAAATCTGGGGGGCGGCGAAAAACGCCGCCGCTCAGCCGGCAGCACAACCCTGCAGCCGCTGCTGCATTTATCAGGATCAAAATTATTCTGAAGGGGCGGTGCTCAAGATCGAAGGGGAGGCGCTGCAATGTACTCGCGATCCCAATGTAGTCGGCACCAACCCGTTGGTTTGGGTCCGTTTGAAAAAGTGA